In Amaranthus tricolor cultivar Red isolate AtriRed21 chromosome 5, ASM2621246v1, whole genome shotgun sequence, a genomic segment contains:
- the LOC130813174 gene encoding protein DETOXIFICATION 53, whose amino-acid sequence MCPANESGATIVSDPLIQTDVEEKGVECDMINRDNQRILHGILHRLPLTELSEDMRSLGKIVCPITTMTLLLHSKSVISMLFLGHLGDAQLAGGALAISFANITGFSVIKGMSMGMEPICCQAFGAKKLSVISQTFQKTLCILLFTAILISILWLNMEPILLFLGQDKAIIDVAKLYLKFSIPELIAQVHLHPLRSFLRSQCITKPLTIATMLCLFLHLPINYLLVNYLKLGVKGVAIASACNTINLDMSILVYLLCSNMEPKPWSGLTISSPFQGWKTVLNLAIPSVLAVCLEWWWYEIMLFLCGLLENPKASVAAMGILIQTTGLLYVFPHALSMGLSTRIGHELGASQPIKAQRLAVLGLVLALTLGVTAFGLTLGVKSVWGKIYTSDHDILSLITCALPVLGFCEIGNCPQTAACGVLTGSARTKLGAKINFIAFYLVGLPIAVAFAFWVKTGFIGLWFGLAAAQAACMCMMIYTLITTDWKHQAKRSEELTQNADQTEDLETALLS is encoded by the exons ATGTGCCCGGCAAATGAATCCGGAGCGACAATTGTTAGTGACCCGTTAATTCAAACTGATGTTGAAGAAAAAGGTGTAGAATGTGATATGATTAACCGCGATAATCAAAGAATTCTTCATGGTATTTTGCATCGTCTTCCATTAACAGAG TTATCAGAGGATATGAGATCACTAGGGAAGATAGTCTGTCCTATAACAACAATGACTCTGTTACTCCACTCAAAATCAGTGATCTCCATGTTGTTTCTTGGCCATTTAGGCGATGCTCAATTAGCCGGAGGAGCATTGGCAATCAGTTTTGCTAACATTACTGGTTTTTCAGTCATAAAAGGTATGAGTATGGGTATGGAACCCATTTGCTGCCAAGCATTTGGGGCTAAAAAACTCTCGGTTATAAGCCAAACTTTCCAAAAAACACTCTGCATTCTGCTCTTTACCGCGATTTTAATCTCCATTCTTTGGTTAAACATGGAACCGATCCTATTATTTCTCGGGCAAGACAAAGCCATCATAGATGTTGCCAAACTTTACTTGAAATTTTCGATTCCTGAACTTATAGCTCAAGTTCATCTTCACCCTTTAAGGTCATTCCTTAGATCACAATGCATAACAAAACCTTTGACAATTGCAACAATGCTATGCTTATTTCTACACCTTCCGATCAATTACTTACTCGTAAATTATCTCAAATTGGGAGTTAAAGGGGTAGCAATTGCATCAGCGTGCAATACTATAAACTTAGACATGAGTATTTTGGTCTACCTTTTATGCTCGAATATGGAGCCAAAACCATGGAGTGGGCTAACGATTTCCTCCCCGTTTCAAGGGTGGAAAACAGTTCTAAACTTAGCGATTCCAAGTGTTTTAGCAGTGTGCTTAGAATGGTGGTGGTACGAAATTATGTTATTCTTATGTGGGTTGTTGGAAAACCCTAAGGCGAGCGTAGCAGCAATGGGGATACTTATACAAACAACCGGGCTTTTGTATGTGTTCCCACATGCTCTTAGCATGGGCTTATCAACCCGAATAGGGCATGAACTCGGGGCAAGTCAACCCATTAAGGCACAAAGATTGGCTGTACTTGGGTTAGTATTGGCCTTAACTTTAGGGGTTACTGCATTTGGGTTAACTCTAGGGGTGAAATCAGTTTGGGGGAAAATTTACACTTCAGATCATGATATACTGTCCTTAATTACATGTGCACTTCCTGTTTTGGGATTCTGTGAAATAGGGAATTGTCCCCAAACAGCAGCTTGTGGGGTATTAACAGGGTCTGCAAGGACTAAACTCGGAGCAAAGATTAATTTTATCGCGTTCTATTTGGTTGGTTTGCCTATAGCTGTGGCTTTCGCCTTTTGGGTTAAGACGGGCTTTATTGGGTTGTGGTTTGGACTCGCAGCAGCTCAAGCCGCGTGTATGTGTATGATGATTTACACCTTGATAACTACTGATTGGAAACATCAGGCTAAAAGGTCTGAGGAGTTAACCCAAAATGCTGACCAAACTGAGGATTTGGAAACTGCCTTGTTATCTTGA